In Glycine soja cultivar W05 chromosome 10, ASM419377v2, whole genome shotgun sequence, the genomic stretch GCTTGTTAGCTCAATTTGGGGGAGTGGGCTTGTAGTGGCACTGttcagagagagaaaagagaggccTGTGATGAATCCATTCAATACACCGCGGAGCAAATACAATAAAGATaccaagaaaatataaatacaaagaTAATAAGTACCCTAGTTTTCGTAATTAAAAGATTATGGTAAGCCTACATGCAAGGAATCTAGACAGTTAAAATACTTTCCAAAAAGTGACACTTGATATCCAAACATGGACACCCTGCTTtttgagaaggaaaaaaaaaaaaaaaaagcagcacAGTGTGCAGTTATGGATCTCACCTTTAAACTAACTTCTCGTTCCTTTATTgactataattaaattaaaggcCAAGATCCTtggcaattattttaaaattatagggGATAACATATGAATATGTCTCCTGTGATTTCTGTCAAAGGTTAAAACTACCCCACGAATCCACCATGATTAGACAACAAgctatacaaatattttatcagCATACGAGTTTTTCTATCGCAGGAAAGCCTTTACAACTAAAGCAACATTTATCGTCACCGATGTCAAACAAAAATTGATCAAAAAGGCAAATCTGTGAATCTGTTAGCGAATAGTGACAAAGAAAGACTTTAAGACCTTGAAACCCTAAAGTTATCAAAGAACTACACAACAAAGATACACCAACTAGCAAGCATCATCATAGGAAAGCACAGTTCAAAAAACAGCTAAACCAAACAACTAATGCAGCGTAATAAGAGATTAAAAAGAAGTACAACAAAGATATGAAACCCTCACATTACCAACATAGATTGACCGAGCATCCACTTCCTCCTTTTCAGCTTGAGTTGCGGAAGTGCCCGACGaatcttaaaacaaaaaaacaaaaaaaaaataatcaaagttaAGAAACAGAAGCTGTAGCAGTGTAGCGCTAATTAACAAAGAGATCTGAACGAATGAAACAACCAAACCTTGAACAGCGCCCATCTCTTTCTCGACCTTGGCCTGCATTTCGCGAAGGGCGCTAGCTTCCTCCTCGATCTCCTTCAGCCTCTTCTTCATGTCCTCCAGTTCCTAACAATTTCACGATACTCGTTGATTTGAGGctaatgagagagagagagagagagagagagagagggaagaAAAGTAACGTAACCTAAACCTAACACCAAAACCCTAACCTTGTTTGTGTGATTGGGGGCAAGTTGCTCATCTTGTTGCTCGGCGTCTGCGTCCATGTCAATCTCCTCGTCGGGAATGTCTGCACCGTACACTTCGTGCTCTTCCTGCTCCATTATTCCTCTTTCTTTGCTGTTCTCTACGCCTACtgattttctttttgctttctcaaaACAACCTAAAATGTGATCTTATTCAAATATCCTATCCTACTGGCTTTTATAGGGAtgcacataatttattttattttttaattatctatctATCCTTTTATAACTAATAAGATTCACACGGTAATAAATAAAGCTGCCAAAATCGATTGAGTTGTAATAAAATGTTAGCCCAAATAAAATTGGGCTGATTTGATGGGCCCATCAGGTCAACTTGAAATTGAGGGGATCAATTTTGACTCGATAtttcttaatgtttttttaaaatttatatataaatttagactaaaaaaatatattaacatggTTGGCTGGATTTCAAAAATAAGGATTGTGTAGAATATGGACTAATCTCATCTAGTCAATTATTCACGTCAAACCAAGTGGATCAGGTTGGATCAATCCATCCATTTTGTCTATATTATagtcataatattttattgtgttTAGATATGAAtaactatttaataaaataattcatctaTTCCTTTTATAAGCAAAATTTTTTTGGACTAATTACAGTTTGCACGCAAGCGTGAGATTAGTCTCTAGTTTAATAGGTTAAGAGACATATATAATCTCTGACGCatgaaaaaaatctataatattaaaaaataccgTATCAAAATAAGTTAGATATTTgactaatatttaaatatatttttaatctatttgatatattaatttttatttaatttttttacaaatatttcGTACAAAATGATGCTTCATCAAATAACAATtgttttatgatattatttatttaatatattatttttttaatttaagtcttacaaaatacaaatactttgtctttattttaatatctcTAATATGTTTTTCTTGTTCTGAAATTTGGATCGGGTTGAGTTACCAAAATTTTTACACTTTTACCTCTAAGTCCAACAAGACCATATTACAATGGCTTTTCCTATAtatttttcccccttttttgctaaatacacactttcattgttttttctaattttaattaaaataaattacacttgtcttttcttcattaaaatgtcttactttcatttttcctaGCCTCTCCATTAACTAAGGTGATaattttttagtgaaaggtcAAAAAAATCCTTCCCACTTAACCTTTCTCCGTGATAAGCTAATTAAACAAGTTGTAAACTTGAGCAATTAAATGTTTCGAATCTATGGTTTCCATTGCAAGAACATttgtataaaacaaaaattgcacACAAAATTTGTAAAAACAAATTAGACACAATCGAAACCACTTAGAATAAATAAGAACTATAACAAACTAGACCCAAGATCTTCTATCTCTTTTCTTGCTAGTGCACCTTCAACCACACACATTTGCGAAGGAGTTAATATCTGATGGTGCCAAATTTTTTTCTATACAAGTtctataaacttttttattttttttaagttattaacaGATTGAAACTAACAACAAAATAAACCAACCATGAAAATCAGATGTTGTTCGATTCCTAAGTGACACATTGGCGAAATAGCACGTGTTTGGGCTCTGGTGCTGCATTTTGTGTGTCGCAATTTGTGCTAGGGTTTGAAACGCACAGGGTTCTACATGAACATGCCCAGGTCTTCACCAGAATCCATCAACGGATTGGTGTTTTGCTTTTTGGATCTCTCATCTCCGATACCAAAACATATCAATCTTGGACACATTTTGCTCTTCTTTCAAAGGGGAAGAAAACTCCTCAATCAATTTCACAAATCTGATTTACAAACttggagaaaaaaaacatagaatAGAATCGTTCAATGAAAACACATATAGAATCATCTTTTAAAAATCCTCTTATGTCTTAGAACGAAATACAAATTTCTTTCATGGTTTTGATCGAATTTCCTTACTTTACCAAAGTTCTCAACCAATTTTACAAAACCTTTTTATttgttgggatctttgagactGATGGAGAAGAgatggaagaagaaagaaagttgAACATTGAAGGAGAGCGGGCGTTTGACAATGAGGAAAACGATGGACAATTTTGTCTAAGCATTTCATTAAAGAAACATGTGCACGACACGTGATGATTATGGTTTAATAGAATTAACTTTGTTATTGTACACGAGGTGTATGTGCAATGAACTTGTAAAACTTAGGGGATTTTATGTTGGTGATTAAAAATGAAGATGTACATATGTAATAAGTCCATAACACAAGAGAGACATGTGTAACTTGttcttttgattattatatataaccTTTATACTCATAacgttaatatataattattatttcaaaatgtattttctaaaacaatgttttgtttttagCATTTCAAACAGTACTTCCCAAATTGTTAAGGAAAAATATTTGGAAAAATCCAAGCACAACATTAGGACCATTAAAAACCCCATATAAAGaaggaaacaaaattaataGTGAAGCAGTTAAACTGGGAAAAATATATGATGTTATTGGTCCTTCAATTTAGGAGACTCTAAGAAACATTTCATTGTAGCAACTTGGACAAAATTAAGATATAGTCTAcataataacatatataaaaatgagagaCATCAATGGTATTATGTGagtgaacaaaaataaaacaaagaagaaaaataattgaaaacataatCATTCTACATTATagtttgaaagatgaaaaaaccATAACACTAAAGTAAGAGATTGAGCAAGCGAGACAAAACAATAAATCAAAAGGGAATGAATGGAGTGTAAAAGGGAGGGAGTGTGTCCTTGACTTGTGCTATGAAATAGGGAGTGTGTTGTTGGACTAAAAAGGGAGTGTGagggaaagaaaaaggtttaAAAGGAGAAGGTTATTTAAGtagtttacttatttttaaaacaaaaggaGAAGGATagtgtatttaataaaattggaAATGGATATAGCAAAAGCCCTTTAGCAACTCTGATTTTAGCTACATAGCTACTTGTTGTTAACATAAATAAGAAACGAGAAagacaaacataaaaaaatgaatattattaatttttttaaaaaaataatttaaaatgaacaaaatgaaattgaatatattatgagaaaaatattttaataaataataataataaaaattagaattcaccttatatgaataatttttaatataaatttaatataatcacgtgattttaatataaaatagtgaagtcaaataaattaatgtattatATAACGATTAACCATATTCATAAGGATGAATTTTAACCTGAGAAAGGTAAGAAATGATCAATAGTGAACTCAACAAAATGGTAGCACGTAATAAGTTTCAACAAAAGCATTAGGTACCGAGGAAAAAAAGTATCTAATCAAattgtaaaacaattttatattattatttaattataattttaaatttatgattttgatttgataattTTCGGAATGacacttatataaaaaatattaaatgtatgttAACAGAAATTGAACTTATGACTCATTATTTATAGATAAGGTAATAAATtactaacatatttattttatttagttaattacattaatattttctatgtattattaattaagagttattaattttttcaaatgatcaaattttgtaaatttaaaaatatttaaaatgtaaattttgattatttgaaaaaattaataattcttaactaataatactaaaaatatgttaatatgaatgattaaaaaaataaatattttattatcttgtctataaataattttacgcaaataattagagtaaaaataatatgtatattaaaattaattttaaaaaattatgaatgaggATGGGAAGTTGGCTTTGTATTGGGAAGGCtcctataaaaatatttaagctaCTAAAAAATGAGCATATATTAGTATATCAATTAGAGACATTGGAAGGAAAAATCGAACCTCAAACATGGAAcataagaaaatattacaaCATGTATTTGACTCTCCACTTATGAATGAAATTCAAATACATACACTTTCAAAGTGTCGTTTAAATCTTTTTACGGGTATCAAGCAGGGCATATTGCTAAAAGAACACATGGACCAAAATGAATATTCAATTAATAGAGAATTATTAAACCAATTTAgagaaataaatattcaaaattttaagaaattaataaaaaattataatttagtctaTTTAGTAAATATTAGAAATGTTGTTAGAAATTGGATTTTTTTCCCAGATGATTGTTGAAATACAGGTGCAATTTTGAAGGAATGTCAAGAAAATGATTCCACCGACCACCACCTAATGGGTAACTCAATGCTTGATGTTGTCGAGTTTCTCAAACTCAATAAAGGACTTGTGTCTATTttaatcatcattatcattttagttATAAGGACACCTAGTGGTGGAAGGCTcaccaacaaaaatagaaaaatggaaTTTGCACAAAGATGTGTGCCCAATGTTGATTGATGACCCAAATCCTAATTTCATTGCACAATGATGGTGTGCACTGTGCACAACATTATCAATTCATGTTTTAGGCCTTTTTACACGACTTCCACCATTTTTCCATAATTTCTTAGTTTTTCTCTACTATTGTGAGTTATTAGTGCGAGAGGGAGTTTGAGTTTCGAGAAGTTTTACAATAGTTGTGCTTTAGAAAAACATATGGAGCTTTAATGAAGTGCATCCCGGAATTTTCCTCTTGCCTCATATTgtgctaagttttttttttcattttattttgtgatgattgaaattttgttttgtacTCCATGCATTACTTATTTCTGtttcaatttcattctttatgaTTCAGTCCTGTTCTATTTGCTTAATGCATTTGGTGTGATAGAATCAACTAGTTAAACTTAGCCtaagaaaatgtattttagATTAAACTGAGAATCGAGACATGTAATTACACTGGATTTGGGAAAAAAGGCGTGTGGTTGAGTGTATTCTTGAATATTTAGAACCCAATGCTTGAGTCTTAAGCGAGTGTgcctaagaaattaaaaatattaaatttataataaactctGATGGAGTATGTATTCTTGAGAATCTCAATCCTAATGCATGAATGTAGTGATGACGCCTACGAAATTAGGGTTATTGTTGGTAATCATAATATAGGTTGCCAAGGAACAATGACTAACTACTTAAGTGCATTCGGATGTTGAATCAAAGTGTGAGTTTAGGATTACAAAAGAGTAAAGCTAAGAGCTGTGGATAGAAGATCACAGGTTACACTTTGTCCATCTTTTAATTCTTTGTTGTAAagcaaaaaatatcattatctcCACCTTTTATCCGAACGTTGCTCTTTCTTAGGATTGTACTTTCGTCCTTAATTTTGTGTCTTGACATGGGCATGTATAACTAAGATATTTGAATCAGTACATGATATGATAATCTTTGCATGTAGAACTAATATATTTGAATCAATCATCTCCTCTCTTATCATATTATGAGAATAAACTCAtggttttcatttgttttactaACTGTATAACTTTTTCTCTAACTAATGTCTCAGAGATGAAAGAAGGAGAACTATAATAGTATTAGATTActtgaaacataattttaaaaacaaagcaTTTGATCGGCCCGATCAAAGCATTGAATTACtaagtcaataataaaaaataaattttatgattcaaTGGTGACTTTATAATTAAGATtaagtatatataatatttttatggttCAATTGTTAAATATATGCTATGGTGTAGTGTTAATATGCTATTCCAAGTTAGTGCCTTGTCCCAAGTTAGAGCTTGGCTAccataattttaacattttatccatatttttttttgccatTGCTTGCAATGAGGCCCACTACACATGTTTTCATGCGATTCAACTTGACCTACAATCAACTAGGCCAAATTGACATGTGGTCTATTGGTCCAACCAACAACCCAGTCAAGTAGATTGAGACACAATAGGCAAATGACATGTCTGATCCAATAGTTCAATCAAACTAGTTGATCCACCAAGTCCCAATCAAATCGGTTGGCTTAGTCcagcttttaaaattacaacttgaagtaagggctgaaaaataaaataaaaattgaaggcTAGatgttaattaagaaaaaaaagaatcattaatCACCACATTCAAAGATAAATAAACATGATTGTAGATAAATATTTACATGTGTTTGATTTCATGttaaaaaattggttatgatttaaacttaattttgagttgaaataattttaagtaatcTTTTTACTGAGttaataattatgtttaattttattactattttttggataaaaatgaaatatccCTTTGTCAGGAGCCACCATAGTTTTTCTATGTGCATGTACTTAAGATGGAATCTTGACCACTCAAGGAACAATTAATTGCCAATTGCatcaacatataaaaaatttattggctTAATTGCAAACAactgaaaatttattattttgtaaattttatcatttaaattttatttttacaaattttaccacttaatttttataattttgtagattttatttaaagttttttatttcacaaattttaccttctaaattttaacattttgcaaattttataatccaaatttttggtttttttttttattttacaatcatGTTGATaacaaaaagatataaaaaattattttttcaaattattttacatcAGTTATAGTTATaacctatataaaaaaatcaattttctacaTGACAATTATAACCAATGTCAAAAGTTATAAtcatctaaataaataatttatgaaaccacctaatatataattttacaaaattacttagttttgtaaaaaaaattcgtCTACAgtagtaaaataaacaaaaattaaaaacttgagtgataaaatttttaaaaataaaactttagtgataaaatttgtaaaataataaaagttaagtgataaaattggtaattaaaccaattttattaatagcaatttaaaagttaaaattatttaaatataaatcacattattttaaaattaatttcaacaaataattttgcaaaatcCATTTTCACTCACCCTTATACTCTCCTGCACCCGAAAGCAGTCAAATTGACTCAGTACAGTTTCGAGAGCTTGTGTTGTGTGGTCTCTTGAGTTTCCCGCCTTCAGTGAGGTCAGAGGCTATGGAAACCTAATGGAAGACGCAAAGAAATTGTACGAATCACTCTCCAACGCCACCGCTCAAGATCCAATAATCCTCAAAGACAAAGACCTTCGCAGCGTTTGCGAAACCCTCTTCGACCAACTCAACTCCACCTTCCGCCGATTTTTCTCCGCTCTGCCTCTGCGCCACCATGACCCTCACGCTTGGTCTCTTCCGCCTCCGTATTCACGGCTGTGGCCAATTGTTGAAGACCTTTCTCTCGTTCTGCGCTGCTGTCTTCTTCTCCTGACGCTCCCGCACTCCGATCAGAAGTTTCTCCTCCTCAAGTGCCGTTCCCTTCTTCGCGTCTTGAACTCCTTCCTCTCCCTCGATGTCGCCGAACGTCGCGGCTTGCGCTTCCGCAACTTCCTCTCCGAGGACGTGGACTTGGAGCTTCCTGATTCTTACGGTCCGTTTATATGCGCGCTGCTTGAGGTAGGTTCGGTGTTgagatatttattatatattgtgtTTTTCAGCTATATGTTCCAATTAATTGCTTGATGTTATTGTATATGATAATTTGGTACCTAATTATACATGTAGCTTCTAATTAGATGTGGCTTTTGGTTTGAGTTCTTATACATTTAGCTTCTAATTAGATATAGCTTTTGGTTTGAGCTCTTATTTGCATACAAGTTTTGtctattatgtttttaaatctagaagtctaagatttctgttattgtttttgttctagATTTAGGTcttgtttgaataaatttatctataggagaagaaaacaaGAAGGTAAAGTGAATTGAGTTCTTGCATAAGctaaaaaatcaacttatgcacctGACTTTTATTGAAGCTCTTTTCgtttaactttttcaaaagttaattgcagaagttgattttagtttatGGAGAAGCTCAAAGCATTTTGCCTTCATATTTTATTCTCCAATAAATGTTTATGGGGAATTTTAACCATACAGAGTCTTAGTATAGACTACTACATGGATCAAACAATGCTGTTAGACTctgtgataaacatttttttcctgAAGCTACATAGAGTGAAGTCTTTTTTGTGGTTTCTCTTAAgattttccttctccttttttaTCTGATTAATTTCTAGTTGATTTGTGTTTTACTAAAACCATTACTAGTCCGCCTCTGACATGACCAAAATCAGCTTGGGGCCTGAGACAActttccttcatcttctctcAGATGCAATGAAATTGTTCCTATTCTTGTCTTTTCCAACTCAGCATTCTAATCTCCACTACACTTATGCTTTTTCCCTCGTTTCTATTTTGTTGCCTAGTGTAACCTTTTTGGACAGATGTAATGTGGCAATGAGATTCTGATTTTAATTTGATGGTAAAGTCTTCTAGTTTCTGGAAATAAAGTATAGTGGAGAGAAATCAGGAAATgggaaaaaatagttttgtttCATCAGTTCACTTGAGTTTGAGTTTTTAGTTTCAACTTGGACGGAACCAAACGTCTATGTGATAGGGATTGTTACGAAAGGGGTTTTTCAGTGCATGAGGCTTCTACTTGGTGAGGTCTGGGGAGGGTAGATATACACAGTTTTACCCCTGCAGGCAGGGTGGTTGTTTCCAGGATTTGAACTTAACTTCCAGGTCACCAGGCAACAACTTACTGTTGTGCCAAGGCTTGTCCCTCTAATATTAATTAGGACAAAACTTACACACAGTTCCATAGGTGTTGTATGTACTGTTCTCCAATTATAGTTGGAGTGTCACCTTGGTAATGCGAAAAAAGGTTTGCTTTAATAGATTATGCATATTATCGAGGTGAAACTCCAATTCTAATTGGACAACAACACATACTACACCTATAGAACTATATGTAAGTTTTTTCCTATTGATGATTGTtacatcatataaaaaaatatttacatgtcTGTAGTcatctaataataatattctgATATATGCCATTATGTTTAGTTTTGTGCATTTTAAACATCTGCCACatggaaatttgtatatgatTCTAATTCTTACTCGAGTTCTATCCATCTAAATTGAACTTGTTATATCAGGTATTTGCAGATGAACTTTTAAGACATCAATCTTTGAGAAGACATCTTATGATTGCTGATTCAGTGGCTTCCACCtgtgaaaaaaaatttgtgTGCCATTTCAAACAAGGTGATATTGTCAGTGTCCTGGAGGTGATAACTACCCATTTCATCGTGTCAGTTTCTAATGAGAAAGCATTTGACGATTTCACAAGTGGATTATTTTTACATTGTAACAAGGATTTTAGATTTCCTAAACTTAGCCTTGCGCCCTCCATGATGTTGCTGATTGACCCTGTTGTGCTTTCTGCACCAAAGATGTTCCAGGCACACATATTTTCAACAGTTTCTAAAGCCATTGGTTCTGGCTTATCTTCAGAGATTTTAGCTCCAGATATGAATTACCTCCTAACAGCACTTCAAAAATCTGTTGTCTTGTACTCTACACATGTGTCTAGTTTGCAAATAGATGGCTTTTGTGTTGAGTTGAAATGTTCCTATAATTCATACCTGGTTGAGAGAGGTCAGCCAACTTTTGAATCTTATATCCAGCAAGGCACAAGGAACAGATTAAATCAAGTCTTATCAAAATCAGATAATTCATGGGACTCCTATCAATTCAAAATGTCTTCCAAAACAAAAGCTGACCTTTTGGCTGAGTACATTGCATTTATGAAAGAGAGACAGTACATATTTATTGATTCATGCAGGGACGTGACTACCTCAATCTTAGATTGTATTATCCGTCAAGCTTTCTCTCAGGACACCACTGGAGATGCAGTATACCATATAAAGGAAAATACTAGTGCCCAAGATATATGCCTTCTTGCAGCCATATTGAAGTTGATGAGTGTTTCATTGCTACAGGCAATTAAGTATCTAAGCAATGGTAGTGATTCAGATTGTTTAAAAACAATGGGTAGTGCCTCTGTGCGTGAGAAATATGATTTCTTGATCAGCATCATTGACCTTTTTCAACAATTTAAGTTCTGTTTACCAATTCAAACTTTATTTAATAATGTGATGAAAACTCAGAAATCAAATTACAAAGTCTCCAAATCAATGCTTGTGCACTTTATAGGCTTGCTATCTATAAGTTTTGGCAATGGACTTGATTTGCTAGC encodes the following:
- the LOC114372484 gene encoding uncharacterized protein LOC114372484; the encoded protein is MEDAKKLYESLSNATAQDPIILKDKDLRSVCETLFDQLNSTFRRFFSALPLRHHDPHAWSLPPPYSRLWPIVEDLSLVLRCCLLLLTLPHSDQKFLLLKCRSLLRVLNSFLSLDVAERRGLRFRNFLSEDVDLELPDSYGPFICALLEVFADELLRHQSLRRHLMIADSVASTCEKKFVCHFKQGDIVSVLEVITTHFIVSVSNEKAFDDFTSGLFLHCNKDFRFPKLSLAPSMMLLIDPVVLSAPKMFQAHIFSTVSKAIGSGLSSEILAPDMNYLLTALQKSVVLYSTHVSSLQIDGFCVELKCSYNSYLVERGQPTFESYIQQGTRNRLNQVLSKSDNSWDSYQFKMSSKTKADLLAEYIAFMKERQYIFIDSCRDVTTSILDCIIRQAFSQDTTGDAVYHIKENTSAQDICLLAAILKLMSVSLLQAIKYLSNGSDSDCLKTMGSASVREKYDFLISIIDLFQQFKFCLPIQTLFNNVMKTQKSNYKVSKSMLVHFIGLLSISFGNGLDLLAKGCILVLMALMCLFVFEEGDLVGLGSFRGLPLQPCSSEIPSDKSGKGARDKRSVYTVAAEFRRIRECNLRAEPSVSFTSYNLEVGTEKSCNGGMFLNCIIEDPKKLSDYDELADFLECKTGKNYSKWLNDREIYRNRRYQKKIDLRKNKKKTFWNFTKHKKIGKSLKRP